The following proteins come from a genomic window of Rissa tridactyla isolate bRisTri1 chromosome 25, bRisTri1.patW.cur.20221130, whole genome shotgun sequence:
- the AP1M2 gene encoding AP-1 complex subunit mu-2, whose amino-acid sequence MAASALFILDLKGKPLISRNYKGDVGLGEIEHFMGLLLQREEEGTLAPLLTHGHVHFLWIKHANNQWWHTTKKNGNASLVYSFLYKVVEVFCEYFKELEEESIRDNFVIVYELLDELMDFGFPQTTDSKILQEYITQEGNKLETSKSRVPTTVTNAVSWRSEGIKYKKNEVFIDVIESVNLLGLQLGPRWGGGRVMVVGAVMGPVDGHGDAGGTGDGGGTSGGAGDEDGDGDDDGAS is encoded by the exons ATGGCCGCCTCCGCCCTCTTCATCCTTGACCTCAAGGGGAag cctctgaTCAGCCGCAACTACAAgggggacgtggggctgggggagatcGAGCACttcatggggctgctgctgcagcgggaggaggagggcacCCTCGCCCCGCTCCTCACCCACGGCCACGTCCACTTCCTCTGGATCAAACACGCCAAC AACCAGTGGTGGCACACCACCAAGAAGAACGGCAACGCGTCCTTGGTCTACTCCTTCCTCTACAAGGTGGTGGAG GTCTTCTGCGAGTACTTCAAGGAACTGGAGGAGGAGAGCATCCGCGACAACTTCGTCATCGTCTACGAGCTCTTGGATGAGCTGATGGATTTTGGCTTCCCCCAGACCACCGACAGCAAGATCCTGCAGga GTACATCACCCAGGAGGGCAACAAGCTGGAGACAAGCAAGTCCCGCGTGCCCACCACGGTCACCAACGCCGTGTCCTGGCGCTCCGAGGGCATCAAGTACAAGAAGAACGAGGTCTTCATCGACGTCATCGAGTCGGTGAACCTACTG gggctgcagctgggtccccggtggggtgggggaagagtgATGGTGGTGGGAGCGGTGATGGGGCCAGTTGATGGTCATGGTGATGCTGGTGGGactggtgatggtggtgggacCAGCGGTGGGGCTGGTGATGAGGATGGTGATGGAGACGATGATGGGGCCAGTTGA
- the SLC44A2 gene encoding choline transporter-like protein 2 isoform X3, with protein MENRPAGRSDPDGAYGTPQKYDPTFKGPIYDRGCTDVVCCVLLVLAIVGYVVVGVVAWTHGDPRKVIYPTDSRGQFCGQQGTPNEKKPFLFYFDIVKCASPLVLLEFQCPTTQICVSKCPDRYLTYLSAYGSRTPAELEYYRQFCVPEFKNLQKPPIQVLKDKECPAMIIPSTPLARRCFPAIQAKKGVIMVGNETTYDDGHGRRRNVTELLEGAKKANVVLETRQLAMKIFEDYTVSWYWIIIGLVIAMVASFIFIVLLRFLAGIMVWVMIVMVILVLGYGIFHCYMEYAKLKGEAGSDVSLADLGFQTDLRVYLHLRQTWLAFMIILCIMEVVIILLLIFLRKRILIAIALIKEASRAVGHIMTSLLFPLCTFFLLCLCIAYWASTAVFLSTSNEAIYKVFNETACQFSGQTCKPETFNTSNVTKLCPDAQCLFAFYGGETAYHKYLIVLQFFNVFMFFWLANFVIALGQVTLAGAFASYYWAFKKPDDMPAFPLFSAFGRALRYHTGSLAFGSLILAIVQVIRVTLEYLDHRLKAADNKFAKFLLSCLKCCFWCLEKFIKFLNRNAYIMIAVYGTNFCTSARNAFFLLMRNIIRVAVLDKVTDFLFFLGKLLIVGSVGILAFFFFTHRIKLVQDTAPSLNYYWVPILTVIVGSYLIAHGFFSVYGMCVDTLFLCFLEDLERNDGSAEKPYFMSPNLKKLLKKTNKGQPEA; from the exons ATGGAGAACCGACCCGCGGGCAGGAGCGACCCCGACGGCGCTTACG GGACGCCGCAAAAATATGACCCCACTTTCAAAGGTCCCATCTACGACAG GGGCTGCACCGACGTCGTCTGCTGCGTCCTGCTGGTCCTCGCCATCGTGGGCTACGTGGTGGTGGGCGTCGTGG CCTGGACCCACGGAGACCCCCGGAAGGTGATCTACCCCACCGACAGCCGCGGGCAGTTCTGCGGGCAGCAGGGAACCCCCAACGA GAAGAAACCTTTCCTCTTCTACTTCGACATCGTGAAGTGCGCCAGCCCGCTGGTGCTGCTGGAGTTTCAATGTCCCACCACGCAG ATCTGCGTCAGCAAATGTCCGGATCGGTACCTGACGTACCTGAGCGCCTACGGCTCCCGCACGCCTGCCGAGTTGGAGTATTATCGCCAATTCTGCGTCCCCGAGTTCAAAAACCTGCAGAAG CCTCCCATCCAGGTGCTGAAGGACAAGGAGTGCCCGGCCATGATCATCCCCAGCACCCCGC TGGCGCGGCGATGCTTCCCGGCCATCCAGGCCAAGAAGGGCGTCATCATGGTCGGCAACGAGACCACCTACGACGACGGCCACGGGCGCCGGAGGAACGTCACCGAGCTGCTGGAAGGGGCCAA AAAAGCAAACGTGGTCCTGGAAACCAGACAACTGGCCATGAAGATCTTTGAAGATTACACGGTTTCCTGGTACTGGATAATCAT AGGTCTCGTCATCGCCATGGTGGCCAGCTTCATCTTCATCGTCCTGCTCCGCTTCTTGGCCGGGATCATGGTCTGGGTGATGATCGTCATGGTGATCCTGGTGCTGGGCTACG GGATCTTCCACTGCTACATGGAATACGCAAAACTAAAAGGGGAAGCGGGTTCTGACGTCTCCCTGGCGGACCTGGGATTTCAGACCGACCTACGCGTCTATCTCCACCTGCGGCAGACGTGGCTGGCCTTCA tgATCATCCTGTGCATCATGGAGGTGGTGATCATCCTGCTGCTCATCTTCCTCCGCAAGAGGATCCTCATTGCCATCGCGCTcatcaaggaggccagcag GGCTGTCGGTCACATCATGACGTCGCTGCTGTTCCCGTTGTGcaccttcttcctgctgtgtctCTGCATCGCCTACTGGGCCAGCACTGCCGT TTTCCTCTCCACCTCCAACGAGGCGATCTATAAGGTGTTTAACGAGACAGCGTGCCAGTTTTCTGGGCAGACCTGCAAACCGGAG ACCTTCAACACCAGCAACGTCACCAAGCTGTGCCCCGACGCCCAGTGCCTCTTCGCCTTCTACGGGGGTGAGACGGCGTACCACAAGTACCTCATCGTCCTCCAGTTCTTCAACGTCTTCATGTTCTTCTGGCTCGCCAACTTCGTGATCGCACTGGGCCAGGTGACGCTGGCGGGGGCTTTCGCCTCGTACTACTGGGCCTTCAAGAAACCCGACGACATGCCCGCCTTCCCCCTCTTCTCCGCCTTCGGCCGCGCACTCCG GTACCACACTGGCTCACTTGCCTTCGGCTCCCTCATCCTTGCCATTGTCCAAGTCATCAGGGTGACTCTGGAGTATCTGGACCACAGGTTAAAAG CTGCAGATAATAAGTTTGCCAAGTTCCTCCTGAGCTGCCTGAAGTGCTGCTTCTGGTGCCTGGAAAAATTCATCAAGTTCCTGAACAGAAACGCGTACATCATG ATCGCCGTCTACGGCACCAACTTCTGCACCTCAGCCAGGAACGCGTTCTTCCTGCTGATGAGGAACATCATTAG GGTGGCTGTTCTAGATAAAGTCACGgatttcctcttcttcctcggGAAACTCCTCATTGTGGGAAGCGTCG GAATCcttgccttctttttcttcaccCATCGGATAAAGCTGGTCCAAGACACAGCGCCGTCCCTCAATTACTACTGGGTCCCCATTCTG ACGGTGATCGTGGGCTCCTACCTCATCGCCCACGGGTTCTTCAGCGTCTACGGCATGTGCGTGGACAccctcttcctctgcttct TGGAAGACCTGGAGCGTAACGATGGCTCGGCCGAAAAGCCTTATTTTATGTCGCCCAAcctgaaaaagctgctgaagaagaCGAACAAAGGTCAGCCAGAGGCCTAG
- the SLC44A2 gene encoding choline transporter-like protein 2 isoform X1, with product MENRPAGRSDPDGAYGTPQKYDPTFKGPIYDRGCTDVVCCVLLVLAIVGYVVVGVVAWTHGDPRKVIYPTDSRGQFCGQQGTPNEKKPFLFYFDIVKCASPLVLLEFQCPTTQICVSKCPDRYLTYLSAYGSRTPAELEYYRQFCVPEFKNLQKPPIQVLKDKECPAMIIPSTPLARRCFPAIQAKKGVIMVGNETTYDDGHGRRRNVTELLEGAKKANVVLETRQLAMKIFEDYTVSWYWIIIGLVIAMVASFIFIVLLRFLAGIMVWVMIVMVILVLGYGIFHCYMEYAKLKGEAGSDVSLADLGFQTDLRVYLHLRQTWLAFMIILCIMEVVIILLLIFLRKRILIAIALIKEASRAVGHIMTSLLFPLCTFFLLCLCIAYWASTAVFLSTSNEAIYKVFNETACQFSGQTCKPETFNTSNVTKLCPDAQCLFAFYGGETAYHKYLIVLQFFNVFMFFWLANFVIALGQVTLAGAFASYYWAFKKPDDMPAFPLFSAFGRALRYHTGSLAFGSLILAIVQVIRVTLEYLDHRLKAADNKFAKFLLSCLKCCFWCLEKFIKFLNRNAYIMIAVYGTNFCTSARNAFFLLMRNIIRVAVLDKVTDFLFFLGKLLIVGSVGILAFFFFTHRIKLVQDTAPSLNYYWVPILTVIVGSYLIAHGFFSVYGMCVDTLFLCFCEDLERNDGSPERPYYMSPELSEILLKGNLEPSKSTDSQG from the exons ATGGAGAACCGACCCGCGGGCAGGAGCGACCCCGACGGCGCTTACG GGACGCCGCAAAAATATGACCCCACTTTCAAAGGTCCCATCTACGACAG GGGCTGCACCGACGTCGTCTGCTGCGTCCTGCTGGTCCTCGCCATCGTGGGCTACGTGGTGGTGGGCGTCGTGG CCTGGACCCACGGAGACCCCCGGAAGGTGATCTACCCCACCGACAGCCGCGGGCAGTTCTGCGGGCAGCAGGGAACCCCCAACGA GAAGAAACCTTTCCTCTTCTACTTCGACATCGTGAAGTGCGCCAGCCCGCTGGTGCTGCTGGAGTTTCAATGTCCCACCACGCAG ATCTGCGTCAGCAAATGTCCGGATCGGTACCTGACGTACCTGAGCGCCTACGGCTCCCGCACGCCTGCCGAGTTGGAGTATTATCGCCAATTCTGCGTCCCCGAGTTCAAAAACCTGCAGAAG CCTCCCATCCAGGTGCTGAAGGACAAGGAGTGCCCGGCCATGATCATCCCCAGCACCCCGC TGGCGCGGCGATGCTTCCCGGCCATCCAGGCCAAGAAGGGCGTCATCATGGTCGGCAACGAGACCACCTACGACGACGGCCACGGGCGCCGGAGGAACGTCACCGAGCTGCTGGAAGGGGCCAA AAAAGCAAACGTGGTCCTGGAAACCAGACAACTGGCCATGAAGATCTTTGAAGATTACACGGTTTCCTGGTACTGGATAATCAT AGGTCTCGTCATCGCCATGGTGGCCAGCTTCATCTTCATCGTCCTGCTCCGCTTCTTGGCCGGGATCATGGTCTGGGTGATGATCGTCATGGTGATCCTGGTGCTGGGCTACG GGATCTTCCACTGCTACATGGAATACGCAAAACTAAAAGGGGAAGCGGGTTCTGACGTCTCCCTGGCGGACCTGGGATTTCAGACCGACCTACGCGTCTATCTCCACCTGCGGCAGACGTGGCTGGCCTTCA tgATCATCCTGTGCATCATGGAGGTGGTGATCATCCTGCTGCTCATCTTCCTCCGCAAGAGGATCCTCATTGCCATCGCGCTcatcaaggaggccagcag GGCTGTCGGTCACATCATGACGTCGCTGCTGTTCCCGTTGTGcaccttcttcctgctgtgtctCTGCATCGCCTACTGGGCCAGCACTGCCGT TTTCCTCTCCACCTCCAACGAGGCGATCTATAAGGTGTTTAACGAGACAGCGTGCCAGTTTTCTGGGCAGACCTGCAAACCGGAG ACCTTCAACACCAGCAACGTCACCAAGCTGTGCCCCGACGCCCAGTGCCTCTTCGCCTTCTACGGGGGTGAGACGGCGTACCACAAGTACCTCATCGTCCTCCAGTTCTTCAACGTCTTCATGTTCTTCTGGCTCGCCAACTTCGTGATCGCACTGGGCCAGGTGACGCTGGCGGGGGCTTTCGCCTCGTACTACTGGGCCTTCAAGAAACCCGACGACATGCCCGCCTTCCCCCTCTTCTCCGCCTTCGGCCGCGCACTCCG GTACCACACTGGCTCACTTGCCTTCGGCTCCCTCATCCTTGCCATTGTCCAAGTCATCAGGGTGACTCTGGAGTATCTGGACCACAGGTTAAAAG CTGCAGATAATAAGTTTGCCAAGTTCCTCCTGAGCTGCCTGAAGTGCTGCTTCTGGTGCCTGGAAAAATTCATCAAGTTCCTGAACAGAAACGCGTACATCATG ATCGCCGTCTACGGCACCAACTTCTGCACCTCAGCCAGGAACGCGTTCTTCCTGCTGATGAGGAACATCATTAG GGTGGCTGTTCTAGATAAAGTCACGgatttcctcttcttcctcggGAAACTCCTCATTGTGGGAAGCGTCG GAATCcttgccttctttttcttcaccCATCGGATAAAGCTGGTCCAAGACACAGCGCCGTCCCTCAATTACTACTGGGTCCCCATTCTG ACGGTGATCGTGGGCTCCTACCTCATCGCCCACGGGTTCTTCAGCGTCTACGGCATGTGCGTGGACAccctcttcctctgcttct GTGAAGATCTGGAGAGGAACGATGGATCTCCCGAGAGGCCTTACTACATGTCCCCCGAGCTGAGTGAGATCCTGCTGAAGGGGAACCTAGAGCCTTCCAAAAGCACCGATAGCCAAGGCTAG
- the SLC44A2 gene encoding choline transporter-like protein 2 isoform X4: protein MGGQGDNYYGKHGTPQKYDPTFKGPIYDRGCTDVVCCVLLVLAIVGYVVVGVVAWTHGDPRKVIYPTDSRGQFCGQQGTPNEKKPFLFYFDIVKCASPLVLLEFQCPTTQICVSKCPDRYLTYLSAYGSRTPAELEYYRQFCVPEFKNLQKPPIQVLKDKECPAMIIPSTPLARRCFPAIQAKKGVIMVGNETTYDDGHGRRRNVTELLEGAKKANVVLETRQLAMKIFEDYTVSWYWIIIGLVIAMVASFIFIVLLRFLAGIMVWVMIVMVILVLGYGIFHCYMEYAKLKGEAGSDVSLADLGFQTDLRVYLHLRQTWLAFMIILCIMEVVIILLLIFLRKRILIAIALIKEASRAVGHIMTSLLFPLCTFFLLCLCIAYWASTAVFLSTSNEAIYKVFNETACQFSGQTCKPETFNTSNVTKLCPDAQCLFAFYGGETAYHKYLIVLQFFNVFMFFWLANFVIALGQVTLAGAFASYYWAFKKPDDMPAFPLFSAFGRALRYHTGSLAFGSLILAIVQVIRVTLEYLDHRLKAADNKFAKFLLSCLKCCFWCLEKFIKFLNRNAYIMIAVYGTNFCTSARNAFFLLMRNIIRVAVLDKVTDFLFFLGKLLIVGSVGILAFFFFTHRIKLVQDTAPSLNYYWVPILTVIVGSYLIAHGFFSVYGMCVDTLFLCFLEDLERNDGSAEKPYFMSPNLKKLLKKTNKGQPEA from the exons ATGGGGGGCCAGGGGGACAACTACTATGGCAAGCACG GGACGCCGCAAAAATATGACCCCACTTTCAAAGGTCCCATCTACGACAG GGGCTGCACCGACGTCGTCTGCTGCGTCCTGCTGGTCCTCGCCATCGTGGGCTACGTGGTGGTGGGCGTCGTGG CCTGGACCCACGGAGACCCCCGGAAGGTGATCTACCCCACCGACAGCCGCGGGCAGTTCTGCGGGCAGCAGGGAACCCCCAACGA GAAGAAACCTTTCCTCTTCTACTTCGACATCGTGAAGTGCGCCAGCCCGCTGGTGCTGCTGGAGTTTCAATGTCCCACCACGCAG ATCTGCGTCAGCAAATGTCCGGATCGGTACCTGACGTACCTGAGCGCCTACGGCTCCCGCACGCCTGCCGAGTTGGAGTATTATCGCCAATTCTGCGTCCCCGAGTTCAAAAACCTGCAGAAG CCTCCCATCCAGGTGCTGAAGGACAAGGAGTGCCCGGCCATGATCATCCCCAGCACCCCGC TGGCGCGGCGATGCTTCCCGGCCATCCAGGCCAAGAAGGGCGTCATCATGGTCGGCAACGAGACCACCTACGACGACGGCCACGGGCGCCGGAGGAACGTCACCGAGCTGCTGGAAGGGGCCAA AAAAGCAAACGTGGTCCTGGAAACCAGACAACTGGCCATGAAGATCTTTGAAGATTACACGGTTTCCTGGTACTGGATAATCAT AGGTCTCGTCATCGCCATGGTGGCCAGCTTCATCTTCATCGTCCTGCTCCGCTTCTTGGCCGGGATCATGGTCTGGGTGATGATCGTCATGGTGATCCTGGTGCTGGGCTACG GGATCTTCCACTGCTACATGGAATACGCAAAACTAAAAGGGGAAGCGGGTTCTGACGTCTCCCTGGCGGACCTGGGATTTCAGACCGACCTACGCGTCTATCTCCACCTGCGGCAGACGTGGCTGGCCTTCA tgATCATCCTGTGCATCATGGAGGTGGTGATCATCCTGCTGCTCATCTTCCTCCGCAAGAGGATCCTCATTGCCATCGCGCTcatcaaggaggccagcag GGCTGTCGGTCACATCATGACGTCGCTGCTGTTCCCGTTGTGcaccttcttcctgctgtgtctCTGCATCGCCTACTGGGCCAGCACTGCCGT TTTCCTCTCCACCTCCAACGAGGCGATCTATAAGGTGTTTAACGAGACAGCGTGCCAGTTTTCTGGGCAGACCTGCAAACCGGAG ACCTTCAACACCAGCAACGTCACCAAGCTGTGCCCCGACGCCCAGTGCCTCTTCGCCTTCTACGGGGGTGAGACGGCGTACCACAAGTACCTCATCGTCCTCCAGTTCTTCAACGTCTTCATGTTCTTCTGGCTCGCCAACTTCGTGATCGCACTGGGCCAGGTGACGCTGGCGGGGGCTTTCGCCTCGTACTACTGGGCCTTCAAGAAACCCGACGACATGCCCGCCTTCCCCCTCTTCTCCGCCTTCGGCCGCGCACTCCG GTACCACACTGGCTCACTTGCCTTCGGCTCCCTCATCCTTGCCATTGTCCAAGTCATCAGGGTGACTCTGGAGTATCTGGACCACAGGTTAAAAG CTGCAGATAATAAGTTTGCCAAGTTCCTCCTGAGCTGCCTGAAGTGCTGCTTCTGGTGCCTGGAAAAATTCATCAAGTTCCTGAACAGAAACGCGTACATCATG ATCGCCGTCTACGGCACCAACTTCTGCACCTCAGCCAGGAACGCGTTCTTCCTGCTGATGAGGAACATCATTAG GGTGGCTGTTCTAGATAAAGTCACGgatttcctcttcttcctcggGAAACTCCTCATTGTGGGAAGCGTCG GAATCcttgccttctttttcttcaccCATCGGATAAAGCTGGTCCAAGACACAGCGCCGTCCCTCAATTACTACTGGGTCCCCATTCTG ACGGTGATCGTGGGCTCCTACCTCATCGCCCACGGGTTCTTCAGCGTCTACGGCATGTGCGTGGACAccctcttcctctgcttct TGGAAGACCTGGAGCGTAACGATGGCTCGGCCGAAAAGCCTTATTTTATGTCGCCCAAcctgaaaaagctgctgaagaagaCGAACAAAGGTCAGCCAGAGGCCTAG
- the SLC44A2 gene encoding choline transporter-like protein 2 isoform X2 codes for MGGQGDNYYGKHGTPQKYDPTFKGPIYDRGCTDVVCCVLLVLAIVGYVVVGVVAWTHGDPRKVIYPTDSRGQFCGQQGTPNEKKPFLFYFDIVKCASPLVLLEFQCPTTQICVSKCPDRYLTYLSAYGSRTPAELEYYRQFCVPEFKNLQKPPIQVLKDKECPAMIIPSTPLARRCFPAIQAKKGVIMVGNETTYDDGHGRRRNVTELLEGAKKANVVLETRQLAMKIFEDYTVSWYWIIIGLVIAMVASFIFIVLLRFLAGIMVWVMIVMVILVLGYGIFHCYMEYAKLKGEAGSDVSLADLGFQTDLRVYLHLRQTWLAFMIILCIMEVVIILLLIFLRKRILIAIALIKEASRAVGHIMTSLLFPLCTFFLLCLCIAYWASTAVFLSTSNEAIYKVFNETACQFSGQTCKPETFNTSNVTKLCPDAQCLFAFYGGETAYHKYLIVLQFFNVFMFFWLANFVIALGQVTLAGAFASYYWAFKKPDDMPAFPLFSAFGRALRYHTGSLAFGSLILAIVQVIRVTLEYLDHRLKAADNKFAKFLLSCLKCCFWCLEKFIKFLNRNAYIMIAVYGTNFCTSARNAFFLLMRNIIRVAVLDKVTDFLFFLGKLLIVGSVGILAFFFFTHRIKLVQDTAPSLNYYWVPILTVIVGSYLIAHGFFSVYGMCVDTLFLCFCEDLERNDGSPERPYYMSPELSEILLKGNLEPSKSTDSQG; via the exons ATGGGGGGCCAGGGGGACAACTACTATGGCAAGCACG GGACGCCGCAAAAATATGACCCCACTTTCAAAGGTCCCATCTACGACAG GGGCTGCACCGACGTCGTCTGCTGCGTCCTGCTGGTCCTCGCCATCGTGGGCTACGTGGTGGTGGGCGTCGTGG CCTGGACCCACGGAGACCCCCGGAAGGTGATCTACCCCACCGACAGCCGCGGGCAGTTCTGCGGGCAGCAGGGAACCCCCAACGA GAAGAAACCTTTCCTCTTCTACTTCGACATCGTGAAGTGCGCCAGCCCGCTGGTGCTGCTGGAGTTTCAATGTCCCACCACGCAG ATCTGCGTCAGCAAATGTCCGGATCGGTACCTGACGTACCTGAGCGCCTACGGCTCCCGCACGCCTGCCGAGTTGGAGTATTATCGCCAATTCTGCGTCCCCGAGTTCAAAAACCTGCAGAAG CCTCCCATCCAGGTGCTGAAGGACAAGGAGTGCCCGGCCATGATCATCCCCAGCACCCCGC TGGCGCGGCGATGCTTCCCGGCCATCCAGGCCAAGAAGGGCGTCATCATGGTCGGCAACGAGACCACCTACGACGACGGCCACGGGCGCCGGAGGAACGTCACCGAGCTGCTGGAAGGGGCCAA AAAAGCAAACGTGGTCCTGGAAACCAGACAACTGGCCATGAAGATCTTTGAAGATTACACGGTTTCCTGGTACTGGATAATCAT AGGTCTCGTCATCGCCATGGTGGCCAGCTTCATCTTCATCGTCCTGCTCCGCTTCTTGGCCGGGATCATGGTCTGGGTGATGATCGTCATGGTGATCCTGGTGCTGGGCTACG GGATCTTCCACTGCTACATGGAATACGCAAAACTAAAAGGGGAAGCGGGTTCTGACGTCTCCCTGGCGGACCTGGGATTTCAGACCGACCTACGCGTCTATCTCCACCTGCGGCAGACGTGGCTGGCCTTCA tgATCATCCTGTGCATCATGGAGGTGGTGATCATCCTGCTGCTCATCTTCCTCCGCAAGAGGATCCTCATTGCCATCGCGCTcatcaaggaggccagcag GGCTGTCGGTCACATCATGACGTCGCTGCTGTTCCCGTTGTGcaccttcttcctgctgtgtctCTGCATCGCCTACTGGGCCAGCACTGCCGT TTTCCTCTCCACCTCCAACGAGGCGATCTATAAGGTGTTTAACGAGACAGCGTGCCAGTTTTCTGGGCAGACCTGCAAACCGGAG ACCTTCAACACCAGCAACGTCACCAAGCTGTGCCCCGACGCCCAGTGCCTCTTCGCCTTCTACGGGGGTGAGACGGCGTACCACAAGTACCTCATCGTCCTCCAGTTCTTCAACGTCTTCATGTTCTTCTGGCTCGCCAACTTCGTGATCGCACTGGGCCAGGTGACGCTGGCGGGGGCTTTCGCCTCGTACTACTGGGCCTTCAAGAAACCCGACGACATGCCCGCCTTCCCCCTCTTCTCCGCCTTCGGCCGCGCACTCCG GTACCACACTGGCTCACTTGCCTTCGGCTCCCTCATCCTTGCCATTGTCCAAGTCATCAGGGTGACTCTGGAGTATCTGGACCACAGGTTAAAAG CTGCAGATAATAAGTTTGCCAAGTTCCTCCTGAGCTGCCTGAAGTGCTGCTTCTGGTGCCTGGAAAAATTCATCAAGTTCCTGAACAGAAACGCGTACATCATG ATCGCCGTCTACGGCACCAACTTCTGCACCTCAGCCAGGAACGCGTTCTTCCTGCTGATGAGGAACATCATTAG GGTGGCTGTTCTAGATAAAGTCACGgatttcctcttcttcctcggGAAACTCCTCATTGTGGGAAGCGTCG GAATCcttgccttctttttcttcaccCATCGGATAAAGCTGGTCCAAGACACAGCGCCGTCCCTCAATTACTACTGGGTCCCCATTCTG ACGGTGATCGTGGGCTCCTACCTCATCGCCCACGGGTTCTTCAGCGTCTACGGCATGTGCGTGGACAccctcttcctctgcttct GTGAAGATCTGGAGAGGAACGATGGATCTCCCGAGAGGCCTTACTACATGTCCCCCGAGCTGAGTGAGATCCTGCTGAAGGGGAACCTAGAGCCTTCCAAAAGCACCGATAGCCAAGGCTAG